CCTACGCGCCGAAGGCGGCGGCGGTGCCGCTGCCGGTGGCGACGGCGGGGGCGATGGCGCTGTGCGTACGGCCGGGTCAGCCGCCGGTACGTACGGGATGAACCAGGTACTTGAGGTGGGTGACCCCCTCCCCCTCGACGGCGCGGACCTGCTCCAGACGGACGCGGCTGACGTCCACGCCGTCGAGGAGGCGGGAGCCGCCGCCGAGGAGGACGGGGACGACGTGCAGTTCGAGCACGTCGAGCAGGCCGGCCGAAAGATACTGCCCGGCGATCCGGCCGCCGCCCCACAGCATCACGTCCTTGCCGCCCGCCGCCTCCTTCGCCTGCGCGAGCGCGGACTCGATGCCGTCGGTGACGAAGTGGAACGTGGTCCCGCCGGCCATCTCGACGGCCGGGCGCGGGTGGTGGGTGACGACGAACACCGGGTAGTGGTACGGCGGCTCGTCGCCCCACCAGCCGTTCCACTGCTCGTCCTCGGCCCAGGGCCCGCCGCCGATCGGCCCGAACATGCCGCGGCCCATGACGGCGGCGCCGATGTTCTCGACGGTCTCCGCGAAGACCTGCGAACTGGCGTTGACCTCACCGCCTTCGCCGCCGTGCGCCTCGCGCCAGCCGGCGAGCGGCACGACCCAGTCGTGCAGGGCCTCTCCGCCCACGCCCAGGGGGTTCTCGACGCTCTGGTCCGGTCCGGCGACGTAGCCGTCGAGGGAGAGGGAGATGTGACATCTGAGGTTGGCCATGGGGCGAGCATGTCCGGGACCGGGGGATGACGTCCAATGCCAGAACATCGAAGATCACATCAATATTCTTGATGAGTGCTGAACCTCGTCCATCTGAAAGTGCTCGCGGCGGTGGCACGCCACGGCTCGGTGACCGAAGCCGCACGTGAACTCCACTACTCGCAGCCGTCGGTGAGCCACCACCTCTCCCGGCTGGAGGCGGCGACGGGCGCGAAGCTCGTCCAGCGCACGGGCCGTGGCATCCGCCTCACCCCGGAAGGCGCACTGCTGGCCCGCCGCGCCACCGAGATCGTCGGCCGCGTCGACGCGGCGGCCGGCGA
The Streptomyces sp. CNQ-509 DNA segment above includes these coding regions:
- a CDS encoding dihydrofolate reductase family protein, with translation MANLRCHISLSLDGYVAGPDQSVENPLGVGGEALHDWVVPLAGWREAHGGEGGEVNASSQVFAETVENIGAAVMGRGMFGPIGGGPWAEDEQWNGWWGDEPPYHYPVFVVTHHPRPAVEMAGGTTFHFVTDGIESALAQAKEAAGGKDVMLWGGGRIAGQYLSAGLLDVLELHVVPVLLGGGSRLLDGVDVSRVRLEQVRAVEGEGVTHLKYLVHPVRTGG